One Micavibrio aeruginosavorus ARL-13 genomic window carries:
- the rpmC gene encoding 50S ribosomal protein L29, with protein MKAEDIKGKTADELKKMLVDLKQQQMTLRFQKAGGQLSNTAQIRGLRRDIARIQTVLEQQKGGPTAAKAKSPKSAKKTKAA; from the coding sequence ATGAAAGCGGAAGACATTAAAGGCAAAACCGCCGACGAGCTGAAAAAGATGCTTGTTGACCTGAAACAGCAGCAAATGACCCTGCGTTTCCAGAAAGCTGGCGGCCAGCTGTCCAATACGGCACAAATCCGTGGCCTGCGCCGCGATATCGCCCGTATTCAGACGGTTTTAGAACAACAAAAAGGCGGTCCGACCGCGGCCAAGGCGAAAAGCCCGAAATCCGCGAAAAAGACCAAAGCCGCATAA
- the rplN gene encoding 50S ribosomal protein L14 has product MIQMESELDVADNSGAKRVQCIKVLGGSHHNSANIGDIIVVSVKDAIPRGRVKKGDVHRAVIVRTAHGLKRANGEKIRFDSNSVVLINKQGEPIGTRIFGPVTRELRGKGYMKIISLAPEVL; this is encoded by the coding sequence ATGATCCAGATGGAATCAGAACTCGATGTAGCCGATAACAGCGGCGCGAAACGCGTTCAGTGCATTAAAGTACTGGGCGGGTCTCACCACAACTCCGCGAATATCGGTGATATCATCGTTGTTTCGGTAAAGGACGCCATTCCGCGCGGCCGCGTTAAAAAGGGTGATGTTCACCGCGCGGTTATTGTGCGCACGGCCCATGGTCTGAAGCGCGCGAACGGTGAGAAAATCCGCTTTGACAGCAACTCTGTTGTGCTGATCAACAAGCAGGGCGAGCCGATCGGAACCCGTATCTTTGGCCCCGTGACCCGTGAGCTGCGTGGCAAGGGCTACATGAAAATTATTTCTTTGGCGCCAGAGGTGCTGTAA